The genomic window AGATGTGAATATTTTCGTTGGGAAGGCTCGTGTCATTGATGTAACGGGACATAAAAAAATCGGAAAAGAAGAATTGGTAATGCACGACCTAGAGGGAGTGGAGCGACTCCTTCTCAAAACATGCAGGGGGAGAAACGTGAATCAATTCCCTGAAATGTTCACAGTCTTTCGGGAGAATATCGGTCCGTTTTTTAAAGAAAAGGGCATACGATTGCTCGGTACAGACGGACCTTCGGTAGATGCAGCCGACAGTAAATCAATGACAGCACATCACTCATTGAATCAGAATGGCGTATATATCCTAGAGAACATCGTCCTGACTAACATCGAACCAGCCGATTACGAACTTATTGCACTGCCGCTCGCCATTGAAGGCGCGGATGCCAGTCCAGTGCGCGCTGTGCTGCGGATGCTTTAATCACCGTGGGACATGGGGTCAGGTCCCTTGTCCCAACAGCGTGGAATATTCAATTTTCGTTTGTGGAAAATCAGTGTTGAATGGTCTTTACTCTCAATTTTTCATTAATTCCTCATCTCTTTTAATTGTAGCATCGACACCCTTGATTACGGTTGAGATGAACGCATGATCTTCTAATGCTACTAATCCGGCTACTGTAGTCCCGCCTGGAGAGCAAACTCTATTAATGTGCACCCATGGATCCTCGTCACTTTCAAGAATCATCTTGGCGCTGCCTAAAACAGCTTGGGCAGCAATCTTATTGGCTAAATCTTTCGGCAATCCATTTTTCACAGCACCACGGGCCAAGGAATCAATAAATAAATACGCATAAGCGGGCGAGCTGCCAGCAATAGCGGTAAAAGTACTGAAGTGATGTTCAGGTAATTCAATTGCCATACCAATCGCATTAAAC from Bacillus sp. DTU_2020_1000418_1_SI_GHA_SEK_038 includes these protein-coding regions:
- the kynB gene encoding arylformamidase is translated as MKERKWIDISQPLTNGIAIWPGDIPFSFKLSFTKEQTGSVNIGQIHTGVHTGTHIDAPYHFDEKGERIHELDVNIFVGKARVIDVTGHKKIGKEELVMHDLEGVERLLLKTCRGRNVNQFPEMFTVFRENIGPFFKEKGIRLLGTDGPSVDAADSKSMTAHHSLNQNGVYILENIVLTNIEPADYELIALPLAIEGADASPVRAVLRML